The nucleotide sequence TTCGGGGGGCGTGTCCCGCTCCCCGGTTCCCGCGGTCGGCGCGTTCGCGGCGGTGGCTGCGCGTTCACTGATCATTGTTTCAGATCGATGTCATAGGTCACGTGATCGCGGTCGACGACCACGGCGAGTCCGGATTCTTCGGGCAGCGCGTACCGCGGCGGCAGCGCGACCTTGGGGGCGTCGGTGGGGTCGGCGGCCGGGGGGACCGGGCCGCCGGTCGAGGGCGGCAACTGTTGCTTCATGCGGAACCCCTCGGGCACCTTCATGTGCGACTGGACCGTGACGACCGCGGTCCCGGTTCCGGTGGGGACGTTCGGGATCGTGTACTTCCCGTCGGTCCCGATCAGCCCGCGGACGATCTGCTTGTCGGCGCAGTAGAAGACCACCGACCCGCCGGTGACCGGTTTGCCCTTGTAGGTCACGTGTCCGGTAACGGTCGCGGTTTTAGCCCCGCACCCGGCCGCCAGCAGGCACCCGAGGGCGACGGCCCCCCACGGGACAACGAACGAACGAACGGGGCGGCGCACGAGAGGCCTCCGGGGTCAGTACGAATCGGGGGCGATGACCTCGCCGCCGGCGGGGGTACACAGGTACCACCAAGTGTAAGGGGTGATTCCGGACGAGAGGAACCGCACGCTCCCGTCCGCGAACGCGGTCTGGATGCCGCCCGGGTGCGGCGACGAGGCCATCGTCGGGTCGCACCCGCCGTTGTACGGCTGCGGTTGGGCGACGAACTTCGACGCCGGGCCGTAGCTGTACCCGTTCCACGAGACCCCGAACCCCGGGTGGTACGGCTGGAGCCCCGAACCGGTGAAGTAGTAGGCCCACAAGTTGCCCCCGGCCGGGTAGCTCCCGTTGAAGCACTGCGCGTACTTTTCGGCCATCAGGATCGTGTTCGACGCCCCGTCCGGGAACGTCGCGAGGAGCAGCGCCCGGTTGTCGGGCGCGTTGATCCGCCCCTCGGGGCTGACCCGCGCCACCACCTGCACGTTCACCGCGTAGCTCGCGACGCCCCAGAAGTTCCCGGCCAGGTCGCTGGCGCGCCCGTCGGCGGGCACGCTCGGGTCCGAGGGGCACAGGTACGTCTTGACCGGTTGCGAATAGACCTGGTTGTTGGCCGCGAAGTGGCACCCGAGGGCGTAGGACCGCTCGTACAGGGCCTCTTCTTCGATGAACGGCAGCAGGTGAAAGTGGTACGTACCGTAGTTGCTGTCCGCGGGCCAGTACCCCAACCCCGGCGGCAGCGCCCGGTGGGTATCGTGCGCCATCTGGGAGCCCAGGCCGATCTGTTTCAGGTGGTTCCCGCACTTGATCCGCGCGGCAGCGGCTCGAACCTTCTGAACGGCCGGGAGGAGCAGCCCGATCAGGACCGCGATGATGGCGGTGACGACGAGCAACTCGATCAGCGTGAAGCCCCGGCGCGCGGCGCGCGGGAATTGGGGGCGGGGCGTTCGATTCACGATCGTGGCTCCGAAGTTGGGCGCGACCCGGTGCCGGTGTAATGGAAGTGCTCGGCTCTGAAGCCCGACGATCTGGCGAACAACGTATTTATTTTCGTCAGTGCGGAGAGCGGGCGACGCCCCACCCCGTGGTGGTTCGTTAGAGGTTCCGGTGGCAAACGGGGACTGTGCGAATCTAGGTCGCGATGAGGTGGTTCACAAGGCGCCCGCGCGGTACTTTTCGGGTATTATTTCAATATCGCACGAAAATCACTCTCGTGGATGGTTCGATCGTAAGCTCGTTAGGGGTTCTACGGACGGGAGTTCTTGCGGGCACGTAATATTCGAGCACCAGTTCAACGCGGTGTTCTTGAACAGTCGCACCGAGGGGCGGCGCTCTCGGGCTCCACTAGCACCTCGTCGTTGCTCACAGGTGGGCAAGAGCGCCAGTTACTTCGGCGTGCGGTCGTGGGCCTGCTCCCACTCCTCTTGCTCGAGGCGCAGGCGCTCGTCCATCTCGTCGAGTTCGGCGGTGCGCCGGTGCATCGCGAGTTCGGCCCGGTCGAGTTCGGCCGCCCGGCGGTCCAGTTCGATCCGCTCTTCGGCCAGCGCCGCCCGCCGCGATTCGATTTGGTCGATGGTCGCGCGCAGTTCCGCCGTGCGCCGGTCAATATCCGCGGCGCGGGCCTCGGACCGGCTCGCGCGCCCCTCGCGCGCCGTCTGCTCTGCTTCGCGCGCCGCCTGCTCCGCTTCGCGCGTGAGGAACGCGGCCTCTTTCGTGGCCACTTCCGCTTCGCGGCGGGCGAGTTCGTCGGCGGCCCGGGCGAGCGCGCCTTGCTGCCGGTGCAGTTCCTGCTTGCGCTGCATCGTCACCACCTCGAAGCGCGACTCCGCTTCGGTCAGTTCGTGGCGCCGTTGGTGGAGCTCGGTGAGCCGGGCCGCGACGTACTGTGAGAAGTGCTCGGCCTCCGCTGCCATATAGTCGCCGGTGTAAATCGGCTCTTCGCGCGGGGGCGGGGCGACCGGGGCCGGGGGCGGGACCGTGGCGCCGGGTTCCGGAGGCGCGGCCGCGCCGCTGTCGACCCAGATCGGGAACGAGTCGTCCTGAACCGGGGACGGGGCCGGGCGGTCCCGGATCTCGTCGAGCGACACAACGGTCTGGCAACTCGGGCAGATCACGGTCTGCAGGTCGCCCAGGCCGTCGGGGAGACGGCCGCGGAACCCACAACCGGGGCAGTTCACGATCAAATTCATGGCGCGAATCGAGCCGGGCGACGGGTAATTCGGCGCCACGCCGGGACGATCTATCGCGTCTCAGAACATGGCGTCGTACTCATTGTGCGGGCCGGGCCCGCCGGTTTTGAGATTCTAGCTTACACCGAACCCGGACGCCAGTTTCTAATGTCGCGTCGGAATCGCGAAGCGGGCGCGTAGAATATTGTCGCACTCGAACCGACGCGGAGGACCCCATGACGCGACCCGTTCTCGCAGTTGCGGTCGGGCTACTGGTGCTGGCGACCGCACCCGGCACGGACCAGCCGCCCGTTGTCCCCTCTCCTCCCCTGCCGAAGTCGGTCCCCGCGCCGCGGGCCGTGACCACCGAGAAAAACGTGGTGTACGACACCATCGAGAAGGAGCGCCTGTACCTCGACGTCTCGGCCCCCAAAGAGGGCGGGCCGTACCCGTGCATCGTGCTCCTGCACGGCGGCGCGTGGGTCGGCGGGAGCCGGAAAGACCTGTCGGTCGGCGACAAGGGTAAGGACGGGACGGTCGGCCCGAGCCTGATCGAAGAGGTCGCGGCGCGCGGGTACGTGGTCGCATCGGTCGGCTACCGGCTCGCGCCCAAGCACCAGTTCCCGGCCCAAATTCAGGACGCGCGCGCCGCGGTGCGGTTCCTGCGCGCCGGCGCGAAGACCTACCGCATCGACCCGGACAAGTTCGCCGCGGCCGGGTTCTCGGCCGGCGGGCACCTCGCGCTCTTGCTCGGGCTCGCGGACAAGGTAGACGGCTGGGACGCGGGCGGGAACACCGAACAGAGTTCGCGCGTGCAGTGCGTGGTGGACTTCTTCGGCCCCACGGACCTGTCGCTGTACAACACCGAGTCGATCCGGGATGCGTACCTCGTACCGGTGTTCGGGAAGAGCGCGAAGACCGACAAAGAAGTTTTCAAGAAGGCGTCCCCGATCACTTACGTCTCGAAGACCGCGCCCCCGGTCCTGATGTTTCACGGGACGTTCGACCTCGTCGTGCCGGTGGTCCATTCGGAGACGCTTCACAAGAAACTCCAGGACGCCGGCGCGACGTCCGAGCTCGTCACCGTGTTCGCCGAGGGCCACGGGTGGAACGGGCGCGCGTTCACGAAGAGCGTCAACACCGCACTCGCGTTCCTCGACACCCACCTGAAGGGGAAGGACAAGAAGTGAAGACCCGCTCCGAGTTTGGCGTTTCGTCTCTGGTGGCTCGTGTCTCGGGTTTGGAGCGCGGGCGACGCGCACATAACCGAAACTTCACCCAAGCACCAAACTTCCCTCGCACCCTTGTGCGCTACGCCCTCTTCGCGCTCCTCACAGCGGCACTCGCGCTCCCGCTATTCGCACACGGGTGCCACAGCGACGACGTCGATCACGAACCACTGGTTTTCCCGGTTCGCTTCAACGGCGACCGATGATCCGCTCACAGGGCACACCCGGCGAAACTGCAAAGCGAGTTACGCGGTGACGTCACTGCGGGCGGCCAACGCCCGCGCGGGCCGAAAATCGCAGCGAGAACAGGCGAAAGTCGATGAGAAACTTATGAATTGCCGGGCCGCTGCTTGCGGTCCGGTGTTGGGATACTTACGATTGCCCCGGAAGGGTAAGCCCAATCGCTGCCGCACCCGGCGACTCGCGCCGGAACGGTTTCACACCCCCCTCGGAGTTCTTGCATGCGTAAGATGCTGTTGGCTCTCGTCGCACTGTTCGCGATGGCCGGCCTCGTGGTCGCGGTCGAAGTGACCGTCGTGAAGTTCGATAAGGACAAGAAGGAAATCACGGTCAAGGAAGGCGACAAGGAGAAGACCTACAAGATCTCCGACAAGGCCAAGTTCAGCGTGACCGACAAGGACGGCAACTCGAAGGAAGCCAAGTACGAAGACTTCGAGAAGCGCGCCTCCGGTAAGGGCGGCAAGGGCGGCGTGAAGCTCGACATCAAGACCGAGAAGGAAGAACTGACCGAAGCGACCTGGAAGGGCCGCGGCGGGAAGAACTAACTCTTTCTGTGCTCCCACGCGAGGCCCGGCCAATTGGCCGGGCCTCGTGTTTTTGGGGGCCGTGGCCGCGCTGAGCGGCACCCGATTTGCGTTGATTCTCCCCGTCTGCATCGAATCGATGCGAGGAGAATTCATGATCCGCAACGGGCTGCCCGAAACACCTCCCACACGTCTTCCCGATCCCGCCCCGCCCATCGCGCACGAAGAAGGGCCGCTCGCCACCGGGGAACGGTTCCGCCCGTTCGCGCTGGCCGCGATCACCGTCGCTCTCGTTGCGCTGTGCGTGGTCCTGGCGCTCCCGCTCCTGCCCGCGATCACCTGGGGGATCGCCCTGGCCGTTCTCGCGTGGCCGCTGCACACCTGGGTTCGGAAGCGGCTCTTTGCCCACCGCACCGGGGCCGCGCTCCTCACGTCCGTGGTGGTAACGGCCGCTATCGTCTTGCCGAGCGTCTTCGTCGCCAATCAGGTCGCGCGCGAAGCCGCGTCCGCGGCCGACCAGGTGCGCGAGGACCAAGCGAAGGGAACGCTGAGCGCCCGAGTCGCGGCCGTGCCCGGGATGAGTGGCGTTCTGGAGTGGGTGGACCGTGCGGAGATCGATCTGAATGCGGAAGCCCAACGGATCGTGCGCGCGTCTCTGGGCAACGGGTTGGCACTGGCAGAGGGATCTCTGATGGCAGTGTTTCAAGCCGTGATCGCGCTGTTCATTCTCTTCTACGCGCTCCGCGATCGGACCGAGCTGCTGGCGGCCGTGCGCAGGCTTCTCCCGCTACGCAAGCCGGAGGCGGAGCGCCTCTTCGACGGCGCGAACGATTCGGTCTTCGCGAACCTGTACGCCACGCTCGTCACCAGTGCCATTGATGGGATCGGTACCGGGCTGATGTTCTGTGCCGTCGGGTTACCGGCTCCGGTCACCTGGGGCGTGGTGACGTTCGTCCTCAGTTTCGTCCCGATCCTCGGCACGTACATCGTGTGGATGCCGGCCGCAGCGTACCTCGCCCTGAGCGGGAACTGGGGCGGCGCGGTGGCGATGGTGGCGTTCGGGGTCGCGTCCTGGGTCGTGGTGGACAACTTCGTGTACGTCCGGGTGGCGGGCCAGCGGATGCACCTGCACGAGGTCCCCGCGCTGATCGCGTTCCTCGGCGGATTGGCCTTATTCGGCGCATCGGGCGTGATCCTCGGCCCCGCGATCCTTGCGGTAACGGTCGCGCTTTTGGAAGTGTGGCACGCCCGCGCCACGAGCACCGAACTTCCCGCAACCGGTGAAGCTGGGAAGCCGGAAATCGGCCGCGGATGACCACCGATAGCGCGGATAACGGGCTCGGCCAATCTTCGCCATCGCGATCGGGTACCGAAAGCCGCGTACTCCACTTCGATGAGGTGGAGTACGCGGTTTTCGGTACCCGATCGCACCTCGGGCCATTATCATCAACCCGCTTCCCCGGTCGGGGAACTGGTTTCTCGCTGGCTCAAGGAGACTCTCCATGTCACTCGCGCGCATCGCACTCGTGGCCGCGTTCCTCGCGGTCGGGTCCGTGGCGTCGGCCGCCGACCACTGGGTGTACTTCGGCGTGTACACGGGCAAAGGTGAAAAGGACAGCAAGGGCATCTACCGGTCCCGGTTCAACGACGCGACCGGCAAACTGACCGAGCCGGAACTCGCGGCCGAAATGGGCAGCCCGTCCTTCGTGACGATCCACCCCAACAAGAAGTTCCTCTACGCGGTCGGTGAGGGCGGCGGGAAGGACGGCGGACCGGTCGTCGCATTCGCAATCGACACCGGGACCGGGGCGCTCAAGAAGCTGAACGAGGACAAGAGCGGCGGGAGCGGCCCGTGCCACGTCGTCGTCAGCCCGAACGGGGATTACGCCGCGGTCGCGAACTACGGCGGCGGGAGCACCTGCGTGTTCGCGGTGGGTGAGGACGGCAAACTCGGCAAGCGGATCGGGTTCGTGCAGCACAAGGGGAGCAGCGTCGACAAGGGGCGCCAGGGCGAACCGCACGCGCACTGCTGTGCGTTCGTTGGCGGCCATCTCGTCACGGTGGACCTCGGTCTGGACCGCGTCAAGGCGTTCCAGATCGACCCGGCGAAGGGGCTGATCGAGCTCGAAAAGGAAGACATCGTTACGCCCGCCGGGAGCGGCCCGCGCCACATCGCCCTCGTGTCCGGTTCCCCCTTCGCCTACGTGTGCGGGGAACTCGATTCGACCGTGAACGTGGTCAAGGAGGGCAAGGTGGTGCAGTCGCTCTCGACGCTGCCGAAACCGACACCGGGCAACTCCACCGCCGAGTGCATCCTCTCGCCGGACGGCAAGTTCGTGTACGTCTCGAACCGCGGGCACAACAGCATCGCGGTGTTCAAGGTGAACGAGGACCACAAGCTGACCGCGGCCGGGCATATCACGGGGGACATCCAGATCCCGCGCAACTTCAACATCGACCCGTCGGGCAAGTGGATGCTGATTGCCAGTCAGGACGGCGGGAAAGTGGGCGTGTGGGAACTTGATGCGAAGACCGGCGGCGCCAAGGAGACCGGCACCACAGTGAAGCTGAACAAGTGCGTCTGCGTGAAGTTCGTGCCCGTTGTGAAGTGAGTGCGCGTCCTTTTGAGGCCGATTGCGGTGTTGTGCGTCGCACGGGCTGGAGGCTCAAGGACGGGTGTGTTGTTTGTGTAGCCCCGGATGGGGCGACCGAGTGTAGCCAGGGGTGAAGCGCAGCGCAACCCCTGGTAGACCAGCACAAGATGAGCCGGCCCCGTGAGGGGCGACAGCCAATCCGAGGCGCTGTCGCCCCTCACGGGGCCGGCTCATCTTTGCATTCGTTCGTCGGTGTTCGTGGAAGCCCGCCAGGGGTTGCGCTAGCGCTTCACCCCTGGCTACGATCGGTCGCCCCATCCGGGGCTTAAAACACGGTTTCGTATCTGATCCGTGTTATCTGCGTTCATCCGCGGCGCATTGATTCGACCAATTCTACGCCAGATCGAACAGCAGCACTTCGCCGTCGCCGGTCACGGTCAGTTCCGTCTCGTCTTCCACTGCGACCGCGTCACCGGCTACGAGCTTCGTGCCGTTCACGGTCGCGGCGCCGGTGGCCACGTGCAGGAACGCGGCGCGCCCGGATCGCAGTTCGTGGCGGACGGTGTCGCCCGTCGCGAGCTTCGTCTGGTACACTCGCACGTCCTGGTGGATGACGAGTGACCCGTTCTCCCCGGCGGGCGACGCGATCAGCGCCCACTTCCCGCCCTTGTCCGCGTCGGTGAACACCTTCTGCTGGTAGCCCGGCGTGTGCCCGCGCTTGTCGGGGAGCAGCCAGATCTGCAGCAGGTGAACCGGCGCCTCGTCGGACGGGTTGAACTCGCTGTGCGTGATCCCCGTGCCGGCCGTCATCGCCTGCCACTCGCCGGCCCGGATCACCTCGCCGTTGCCCATGCTGTCGGCGTGTTCCAGCGCCCCGGTGAGCACGCAGGTGAGGATCTCCATGTCCCGGTGCGGGTGCGTGGGGAACCCGCCGCCCGGCGCGACGCGGTCGTCGTTAATGACCCGCAGCGCGCGGAACTGGTGGTGCATCCGGTCCTGGTAGTCGCCGAACGAGAAGGTGTGCCGGCTGTCGAGCCAGCCGCCGTACTTCGTTACGCCGCGATCGGTGCCCTTGCGAATGGTGAGCATTGGTACGTCCAGTGGTGCCACCGCGTGTCCATCGGTGACACCACTAGATACCGGTCCGCGGGTCAGAGCTTTCAGGCGGAGGGGCTGGAGGGGCTACTTGCCGACGCGGAACAACTGCGTGCCGGTGCGGACGAAGAACGCGCCGTCGACCGCCGCGACCCCGTACACAATGGGGTCCAGGTACTCGGCCGGGGCGTCCTTCTTGTCCGGGGCGCCCGCGGCGGGCTTCGCCTTCGGTTCCCACAGTTTGTTCGACGAAACCAGCTCGAACTCCTGGCCCGCCTTGAGCACGCTGGTTGTGCCGTCCTTGCCGAAGAAGTAGACGTGTTTGCCCGCGCCCAATGGCGACGCCCAGCACGCGCTGTCGATGCGCTCGGAGAACAACTCCTTACCGCTCGCGAGATCGTGCCCGTACACCACGCCCACCTGGTTCACGAAGTACGCGACGCCCTCGTAGCCGAGCGGGGTGGCGTAGTTGGAGATCCCCACCTTCGCGGTCCACGCGGTCTCGAACCCGGGCTTGCCGTCCTTCGCGACGAGTTTCAGG is from Gemmata palustris and encodes:
- a CDS encoding DUF1559 family PulG-like putative transporter; translated protein: MNRTPRPQFPRAARRGFTLIELLVVTAIIAVLIGLLLPAVQKVRAAAARIKCGNHLKQIGLGSQMAHDTHRALPPGLGYWPADSNYGTYHFHLLPFIEEEALYERSYALGCHFAANNQVYSQPVKTYLCPSDPSVPADGRASDLAGNFWGVASYAVNVQVVARVSPEGRINAPDNRALLLATFPDGASNTILMAEKYAQCFNGSYPAGGNLWAYYFTGSGLQPYHPGFGVSWNGYSYGPASKFVAQPQPYNGGCDPTMASSPHPGGIQTAFADGSVRFLSSGITPYTWWYLCTPAGGEVIAPDSY
- a CDS encoding alpha/beta hydrolase translates to MTRPVLAVAVGLLVLATAPGTDQPPVVPSPPLPKSVPAPRAVTTEKNVVYDTIEKERLYLDVSAPKEGGPYPCIVLLHGGAWVGGSRKDLSVGDKGKDGTVGPSLIEEVAARGYVVASVGYRLAPKHQFPAQIQDARAAVRFLRAGAKTYRIDPDKFAAAGFSAGGHLALLLGLADKVDGWDAGGNTEQSSRVQCVVDFFGPTDLSLYNTESIRDAYLVPVFGKSAKTDKEVFKKASPITYVSKTAPPVLMFHGTFDLVVPVVHSETLHKKLQDAGATSELVTVFAEGHGWNGRAFTKSVNTALAFLDTHLKGKDKK
- a CDS encoding AI-2E family transporter, producing MIRNGLPETPPTRLPDPAPPIAHEEGPLATGERFRPFALAAITVALVALCVVLALPLLPAITWGIALAVLAWPLHTWVRKRLFAHRTGAALLTSVVVTAAIVLPSVFVANQVAREAASAADQVREDQAKGTLSARVAAVPGMSGVLEWVDRAEIDLNAEAQRIVRASLGNGLALAEGSLMAVFQAVIALFILFYALRDRTELLAAVRRLLPLRKPEAERLFDGANDSVFANLYATLVTSAIDGIGTGLMFCAVGLPAPVTWGVVTFVLSFVPILGTYIVWMPAAAYLALSGNWGGAVAMVAFGVASWVVVDNFVYVRVAGQRMHLHEVPALIAFLGGLALFGASGVILGPAILAVTVALLEVWHARATSTELPATGEAGKPEIGRG
- a CDS encoding lactonase family protein, whose protein sequence is MSLARIALVAAFLAVGSVASAADHWVYFGVYTGKGEKDSKGIYRSRFNDATGKLTEPELAAEMGSPSFVTIHPNKKFLYAVGEGGGKDGGPVVAFAIDTGTGALKKLNEDKSGGSGPCHVVVSPNGDYAAVANYGGGSTCVFAVGEDGKLGKRIGFVQHKGSSVDKGRQGEPHAHCCAFVGGHLVTVDLGLDRVKAFQIDPAKGLIELEKEDIVTPAGSGPRHIALVSGSPFAYVCGELDSTVNVVKEGKVVQSLSTLPKPTPGNSTAECILSPDGKFVYVSNRGHNSIAVFKVNEDHKLTAAGHITGDIQIPRNFNIDPSGKWMLIASQDGGKVGVWELDAKTGGAKETGTTVKLNKCVCVKFVPVVK
- a CDS encoding pirin family protein; translated protein: MLTIRKGTDRGVTKYGGWLDSRHTFSFGDYQDRMHHQFRALRVINDDRVAPGGGFPTHPHRDMEILTCVLTGALEHADSMGNGEVIRAGEWQAMTAGTGITHSEFNPSDEAPVHLLQIWLLPDKRGHTPGYQQKVFTDADKGGKWALIASPAGENGSLVIHQDVRVYQTKLATGDTVRHELRSGRAAFLHVATGAATVNGTKLVAGDAVAVEDETELTVTGDGEVLLFDLA